A window of Psychroflexus sp. ALD_RP9 contains these coding sequences:
- a CDS encoding SRPBCC family protein, whose translation MKKILILLFSVFLTSITFGQEKRVVSKIDSTKTPELVLIQELTVKAPIDSVWNAYTTKKGWENWAVPLAEVDLKVGGYIKTNYNEQGEIGDSTTIVTHIINYVPKRLLTLQAEITDNFPEFMKDDAKDFFNVIYFDELENGDTNIKSFGIGYKNNPKYLSLMNYFIPANEKTLMKLIAYLEKKN comes from the coding sequence ATGAAAAAAATACTAATCCTTCTATTTTCAGTCTTTCTGACCTCAATTACATTCGGACAAGAGAAAAGAGTTGTATCGAAAATTGATTCAACAAAAACACCTGAATTAGTTCTAATCCAAGAACTAACTGTAAAAGCACCAATAGATTCTGTTTGGAATGCATATACCACTAAAAAAGGTTGGGAAAATTGGGCTGTACCACTTGCGGAAGTTGACCTAAAAGTTGGTGGATATATCAAAACGAATTATAATGAACAAGGTGAAATTGGAGATAGCACTACGATTGTTACTCACATCATAAATTACGTACCAAAAAGACTTCTGACTTTACAAGCAGAAATAACCGATAATTTCCCCGAATTTATGAAAGATGATGCAAAAGATTTTTTCAATGTCATTTATTTTGACGAGTTAGAAAACGGAGATACCAATATTAAATCATTCGGAATTGGATATAAAAACAATCCGAAATACCTTTCATTAATGAATTATTTTATTCCAGCCAATGAAAAGACCTTAATGAAACTAATCGCTTACTTGGAAAAAAAGAACTGA